The Aerosakkonema funiforme FACHB-1375 nucleotide sequence TCCCCAGCCAAGGAGAAACCGTGCTGCTATCTAAAGGCTTTGAAGTTGAAATGTATACCGGGACGCCACAAGGAGATATTGTTGGCCTCTCAGACAAGATTGTGGCAAACCTGGACGGATTTGTCACAGAGCCAGATAGCCGCAATGTGGAATACACTACCGCTCCTTTGTATTCCTACGATCGGCTGTTGTGTGCCTTAGTGCGTCCTCGCCAGCGACTGCGGGCGTATTTAAAACGCTTGGGCGACTACACTCTCATTCCGGGAAGTACCCTATCTTTAGGACCGAGCGATCGCTTTTGGCGTTCCGATCCCAACAACCCTTACCACACCTACATCGAAAACACTTACGGCACTAACGTCGTTACTGCCAGCATCCACATCAATATCGGCATCAGCAATCCAGAATTACTGATGCGGGCCATTCGCCTCATCCGCGTGGAAGCACCCCTCTACCTCGCCTTAAGTGCCTCTTCTCCTTTTCTCGACGGTAAGGCGACCGGCTATCATTCCACCCGCTGGGGGCTTTTCCCCAAAACTCCAGCCTATGTGCCCCTCTTTGAAAGCCACGCTCACTTTATTCAGTGGACAGAAGCTCAACTAGCTGCCGGGACAATGCAGAATGTCCGCCATCTCTGGTCATCTGTCCGACCGAATGGCAATCGGCGTCCCTACGATCTCAACAGGCTGGAATTGCGAATTTGCGATTTAATCGTCGATCCGATCGCTCTGCTGGCAGTCACAGCATTGTTAGAGGCGCGTCTCCAACAAATGATGGCCGATCCCAGCCTCGATCCCCTAGAAAAAAGTCAATTATCCTCAGACGATCTGACCTCCCTTACCGATGCTAACGAAGCTGCTGCTGCACGGGATAGTCTAAATGCCTCCCTCAGACATTGGCACGATGGCAGAGAGATATTGGCACGAGATTGGATAATGGAACTTTACCAGCAAGTTTTACCTGTTGCCAGAGAACAAGGCTTCAGTTGTTTTCTCTCTCCCCTGACCAAAATTCTCCGCGAAGGTAATACAGCAACTCAGTGGATCGAACTACACCGAGAAGGTATGGATGTTCGCCGCGTTATCTCTGGAGCTATCCAAGCAATGCTTTTCCAAGAAGGAGAGTTGGAAGATAAGCTTTGCCAGGAGATTTTAGTAGCTTAAGCTACCCCAGTTTCTGTTTCGCTCATTCTGATGCTCCTGTCGGGCATCAGAATATTTAATCGATTCTATTTTAGAGAAACATATAAAAAATATATATAATAAACCTCTGCCTTCGGGTAGATTTTATCCAAGCGAGGTTGTTTACTTGATGTCTGATTCCGACTATTTTTAAGCCTCATGCCGTATGTTGTCTTAATTAACCCACAAATACCCCCCAATACCGGTAATATTGCCCGAACCTGCGCTGCCACGGCCACAGAATTGCATTTGGTAGGGCCGCTGGGCTTTGAAATTACCGATCGATATCTTAAACGAGCAGGTTTGGATTACTGGCCATACGTGAAGTTGCACTATCACCAAAGCCTCGAAGATTTTCAAACCTTTCACAGCCAACGCGGGGGAAGATGGATTGGATTCAGCACTTCCGGAAGGTGCAGCTATGTTAGCTTCCCATTTGAAAATAATGACTGGCTTTTGTTTGGCAGCGAAACCACAGGATTATCGCCGCACGTACTGAAGGCTTGTGCGGAAACTGTCTGCATACCGATGGCGTCACCCGGTGTGCGGAGCTTGAATCTTTCCGTTAGTGTCGCAGTTGGGCTGTTTGAAGCTCGTCGGCAACTCGGACAATTGGGATAAATTTTATACCTGCTTATTTCTAGTTCCGAAAGGCGATCGATACTATATCTGCATATGAGTGTATGAATATGCCGCCGATCCGGATCGGGCTGAGGACTGCCTGACTATAGGTGTAGTCAAAAAAACCCACGCAATTCCACATCGAAGTTCCCAAATCATGCACTATCCACAGAAAAGATTTAGTTTGGCTAAGATAAGAAATTTCTATCGTTATCCCCCTTGTCAGGGCCTGCTCAATTGATAGATTTTATTCATTTTAAAAAGGCCGCTTCTCACCTAGCCAAAAAAATGTAGTAAGTTGTTGCAGAACTCCTATTCGCTTTTGAGTACCTACAGTGATGCCCTACAGCAAATCTGGAAACCTACTCAATTCTACGGTTGTAGTTTGATAGGGATTAGGTTTAGATCTGTGTTAAAACCAACACTGTATACGTATTTCAGAGGGTGTGCTACAAAAGTCACAACACAGAAAAGTTGGTTGTCTGTATTGTCTTTTCAGGCAAAATCTTGTTTGTTATTGATGGTGTGTCTTCACTACAACAGGGCAAATGTCTGCGGTACTATGGTGCCTCAGTTGGTGCAGGAGTATCCCGGCACTTTCACAACAGAGCCAAACTCCATGCCCTGTCACAGTCTCGTAAAGGTAGCCCTGGCAGGTGAAATATGCTAGGCAAAATTTATTAAGTCTTGTAAACTTGTCTAAATTCAAAAACCAGGGTAACCTTGCCTAAGTATGTTTACCGCAAGTGATCCAGATCGGTTCAAAGAAGTGATCCGAATCATTGATAGGTAAACTTAGACGGCATCCATCAGGGACAGTTAAACGCTAGTGATCGTAGGAGGTCGTTTTTTGAAACGAGCATTGACGCAAAAGGTTAATCCAATCCCTGCCTGTGAGGTAGACAATTCTGCAATGGTGGGACATCTAAAGCCCATTCCACCAGAGGTTAACCGTCGGGCTCGCACCTCTGCTGCCATGATTGGCTTGGCTATCTCAATGGGTGCGTCTAGCCTGTTAATTCCACAGCAGGGCGATAGCGCAATGGCCACCGAACCTGGGGCGGGCAACAGCGCTTTATCAACACTTCCCTCAGTGCAGGGAGAGGCAGGAGCAGTCACCGCTTTAGAAGCGAAATCGGCACCGGAAACAGCCGAAGCGGCTCAGCAACTACCCCTGCTACAGTCCCATAAAGCACAAGAATGGCAACCGACTGGCGTAGAAACCAGTGCCGCTAGAGAGTCCGAGCCGATTCAAAAGGTTACGTTCAACCAGTCTGAAAACACTAACCGGGTGGAGCCAGACAACACAGCCACAAACGATCGTCCCGGCTCCACCGCAACAGCGAAAAGTACTTCGCACGATGGCATCAGTAACGACATCAAGGTAGGCGATATCGTTACCTCCCAGTCCGAATCCTACAACGTCGGACAAAATCAATCCAGACAATCTGCGGCACCAGAAGCATCTGGCGCTATGGCAGGCGAATCGGCTACAGCTGCTGCCGATGATGTCAACAACCTTTTAAGGGCAAAACAAGCAGTGGCTCTCAATCGTCTGAGAGAGTCATCGAACCGTTTGAGAGCCAGTTTGGCGGAGTGGAAGTCTGAGGAGTTAGAAAATACATCCGCTCAAGTTTCTGAGCCTGCTGCACCAGCTGTAGTTGCGGAGCATTTGAAACCTGTAGTCGAACAAGCCCCTGCTTCTGTAGAAGTGCCTAATTGGCAACCCAAGTTGGCAGCGGTTGAGCCAGCAGTAACAAAAGCATCGCCCGTTGATACAGCTGCGGAACCAGCGCCAGAAGTCTGGGAAGCAAGTGTAGTATCCCAGCCAGCTGTATCCGCACCGACAATGGTTTACCAGGTTAAACCAGGGGACACCATCGGTACGATCGCCCGCAATTATGGCATGAGTGTATCCGCTCTAGCTAAAGCCAACGATTTAGACAATCCCAACCACATTCAGGTTGCACAGCTAATCTCCATTCCGCAATCTCAGTCGAGCGCAGTAACAGCTCCTGTGCCAGCGGCAAATCCCTTTGAGTCTGAGCCCGTTTCTCCCAATTTTGCCGCTCGCAATCGGTCAAGTGCTTCCTCAAAAGCTAAAGTACCGATCGTTACCGCTTTGACACCCGTTACTGCGGTAGATAATATCTCAGCTCCTACAGTACCCCCAGCAAATTGGACTCCCAGCGCCCCTGTCGCCTCAGCATCAGCTAGCTCTGGCACAGACGCTGTACCGCCTGGGTACAAAGGTCTTAAATACGAAGTTCCAGAACATATATCTAGAACAAAGCAGACATCTGAGGTTCCTGTTGGCAAGAACTTCCAGTTAAACACACCTTCAGGTGAACCTTCCCTATTTGCCGAGAACGAGCCGAACCAGGGGCTGCAAGCCAGTTCAAATCAGCAAAATAACCCCTACGTCGAGCGCTTGCGGGCTGAAATATTGCAACTTCGGGAGCAATACAAACATCAGCAAGGGAGCGATACGCTGCAACGCATGACATCAATGCGTCGGCCTTATCCAACACCAAATCCGACACCTGCGTTCGCACCGTCTTCTCCCACTCCCGAACCGCGCCCTTCCTCGACATATTCTCCCAGTCCTGTCAAACCGGAGTTGAGCCGGAATCAGAATAACGAGCCTTTACAGACACAAATCCAAAGACCTGCAAGACAGCCATCTCAACAGGCTCCTATTCAGATTCCAGTACCCGAAGCAGGGGCAGTTCCAGCTAAAAGACAGCAGCAACTGGTTGCTACCGCTCCGCTGGGGCCGGAAGTATATCAACCCTACAATCAACCGGCACCGAGAATGGTGGCTCCTGAGTTACCTCCCCTTCAAGGCCCGGATAACTATCTACCTGATGGCGTAAACCCCAACTTTAACGGGTACAACTGGCCTACTAGAGGCGTCCTGACGTCAGGGTTCGGTCGCCGCTGGGGACGGATGCACAAGGGGATTGACATTGCAGCTCCTACCGGAACGCCTATTGTGGCTTCTGCTCCTGGGGTTGTGGTCTACGCACGCTGGAATTCTGGTGGCTATGGCAATTTGGTAGACATCAGACACTCTGATGGCAGTCTGACCCGTTACGGTCATAACAGCCGCATTTTTGTCCAAGAAGGGCAAGTGGTTGAGCAAGGTCAACAGATCGCCGCTATGGGTAGCACAGGCTACAGCACAGGCCCTCACTGTCACTTTGAGATCCATCCACCAGGACAGGGTGCTGTTAACCCAATGGCTTTCCTACCCCGTCGTTAGTTTTTTAGCGATCGCATCAGCCATAATCGGGGAGTCAAACGACTCCCCACTTTTTTTGCAGAAGGGCTAGTAATTTTTGAGAAGTTTATGTTATATTAATAAAGGTCTAGAAACACATGGCTCAGTAGCTCAGTTGGTTAGAGCGCGGGACTCATAAGCCTGAAGTCGTTGGTTCAAATCCGACCTGAGCCATTTACAGAAGTTTTCAGTTTAACAAAACCGCGAAATTCCCCATCCCTCTTAGTGGTGGGGATGGATAGCGGGGAAAAATTAGGGGGTCGCTAGCCAAATCTGGCTGGAAAGCCAATACTAATGGTAAGAATGGTAGTGTCGCTCTCAATGATTTAGGCATCACGCTTAAAATGCGTGGTAAAGCTAAACAGTGGGGGAATCCTACTACTTTAACCATTGTGTACAAACCAATGTCTAAGCTCTACCAATTCGACTGGAAAGCGTAAGCATACTGGTTCGATGCGGCAACTTGGGCAGATGAAACGTCAAAAATCTTGTCGTAATTCGGATGGGATTTTAGAAACCCCGTCCGTCACTTGCGGCGGGGTAGTTCATACTGATTGAAATTCTGTCCGCCCTTAAGGGGCGGATACTGAATCACTTTCAGTCATGCCAGTGGCGCATAATTTCCGCAACTGACCAAGCTTGTGCAAAGGCTCCTTGGGCAGAATGGGGAATATCGCCGTCAAAAATTTCCGAAATCGAACCCAAACAAGCCTCGTTTTGAAAGTGTTGCTGTAGAAGTTGCCAATCGAAGGGTAGTGGCGCATCGGGATAAAAGCGTTTCCAAGCTCTAACAAAAGGCCCAATCAGCCAACTCCAAACCGTACCCTGATGGTAGGCGCGATCGCGGTGAATGCAATCGCCACCATAACGCCCAATATAATCTGGATCGGAGGGATCGAGACTGCGTAAACCGTAAGGAGTTAAAAGACGATCGCGTGCCACCCGCAACACCTGACGAGCTCGCTCCTCCGCAAACCCGCAATGATGTAGAGACAGGGCTAAAACAGCATTCGGGCGAATCTGGGGATTGGGGCGGGAATCCGGCTCGATCGTATCGTAAAAATAGCCGGTTTCCGGATTCCAAAACTGTTTGAGCGATACCTTAACCTGTTCTGCTTGCAGGGTGTAGCGTTCCGCTTGTTTGAGAAAGCTTTCCCGCTTGTCTTGCTTTTCCCTTGCCAAACGATTGGCCCACTCGGTCGCCCAACACAAAGCCGAGTACCATAGGGCATTGATTTCGATCGGTTTGCCCCGCCGAGGTGTGATGGGTTGACCGTCAATCACCACATCCATCCAGGTAAGGGCGACACCAACAGCATCCCAAGCAAGCAACCCATCAGTAGCATCGACTTGAATGTTGTAAATAGTACCGCCACAGAAAGCTTTGTATATCTGTCGCACCACAGCATATTGCTCAACCAAAAAATCCCAATCCTGTGTTGCTTCTAAGTAAAGTCCCAGTATTTCTATCCACCAAAGGGCAGCATCGATACTGTTATAAAATGGCTCAGAGCCAGCATCAGGGAAAGTATTGGGAATTAAGCCCGATTTACAGTAACGACCGAAGGTTTGCAGCAATCCTTTTGCCAAATCAAAGCGTTGAGTTGTCAGCGCCAGTCCTGGTAAAGCAATCAGCGTATCCCGTCCCCAATCGTTAAACCACGGATAACCTGCAATTACAGTCGGGCCCGCAATTGAAGCTCGGTAGGCAATAAATCGATCGCCTGCTTTTAGTAGCTGATGCCAAATATCGTCCGTATCGGGCATTGGGGATTGACAATTGAGAAATTTTTCCCTTCTCACCCTCTCCCACTCTCCTACTCTCTCCTCTTGAGCCTGCACAGCTTGCTCAAACTCCAAAGCACTAAGTCGATCGGCCCCAGGATCGGGCCATCCCACTTTTGCTTCCAGGATGAGGACTGCTCCCGGTTGTATAGTAACTGTTAAGTAACCTGGGTTATAGAGGTCTTCGCGTCCGCCCAAACCCCGCCGCGTCTCTTCCGGATAGCTATAATTCCAGTACCAGACGCCCTCCGGTTGATAGTCTCCGTCGCTCCAGCGCAAATGCCAAGGCGTTCCCACCCAATCGAGCTTACTCGCTTGCAGAGTGACTTGCTGCTGAATCACTAACTGAGAAAAATATAATCCCGGTTCGCCTAATTGCTGGTGGTGAAAGTCCCGATCGCCAATTAGCGGTCGCAACCTCAAAATGGCTGCCCATGAGCCTTCATAACGATACTGTATCAAAGTGCGGTTGCAAAACTGAGGATTGGATGTTTTCCCACTCTCCCCTGAAGATAACAATCCATAAGGCATCACTAACTGACGGGTCAGCTGCCAGTTCTTCCCACTCCATATCCATGTGGGTACGGGGTCGATCGCAAAAGAACGCAGGTGCTGGTATCCCAAAGGCGCGATCGTACCATCTCCCCAAAAATTCGTTCCCAGCTGCCAAACTTGCCCTCCTACTTCCACTGTCGCCTCTATGTGAGACAGCAATAAGGTGCGCCGACTGGGTGGATCGAGAGATGCTATTAACCAACCGTGATAAGTGCGGGTACGGGCATCGCTAACCGTACCGCTGGCAAAACTGCCTAAACCATTTGTCAGCAGCCATTCTCGCGTATCCAAATTGTCCATTGCTACTCAAAATCGTTATGAGTATGATATAGTTGTAACAGTTCGTAAAAGTGACTTCTAGAGCGGCCTTAAATATTGCCAGCCTTTGAAGTCGCGACCTAAGCGATCGGTCGTTGCGCCTGTCGGTAAGCCTCTAACTACCTTACCTGCTATTGTGTACGACTCAAAGCATAACTATCTAGTAGTAAGGAGAATCCGTTCATGCCCTTAACTTACGCAGCCGAAGGATGCCTTCGGGTTGGTCAGCCTGCTCCCGATTTTACTGCAACGGCTGTGGTCGATCAGGAATTCAAGACGATTAAACTGTCTGACTATCGCGGTAAGTACGTAGTTTTATTCTTCTATCCGCTCGACTTTACCTTTGTTTGCCCAACTGAGATCACAGCCTTTAGCGATCGCTACGAAGAATTCAAGTCAATCAACACCGAAATCCTTGGCGTTTCTGTGGACAGCGAATTTTCCCACTTAGCTTGGATTCAAACCGATCGTAAGTCCGGTGGTGTTGGCGACCTGAACTATCCCTTGGTTTCCGATATCAAAAAAGAAATTAGCGCTGCTTACAACGTTCTCGATCCGGAAGCTGGAGTAGCTTTGCGCGGTTTGTTTATCATCGACAAAGAAGGCGTTATTCAGCACGCCACCATCAACAACTTGTCGTTTGGTCGCAGCGTTGAAGAAACCCTGAGAACCTTAAAGGCTATTCAATACGTCCAATCTCACCCAGATGAAGTCTGTCCCGCTGGTTGGCAACCGGGTGACAAGACAATGACTCCCGACCCAGTTAAATCCAAGGTCTATTTTGCCGCCGCTGTTTAAATTTAGGCAAAGGACTTTTTTGTAGATTGTAAACCCCAACAGGATGGCAATAACTTCAAAGCTAGTAATGTTGGGGTTGAAATTTGTGTAAAATTGTTTACAATCGCTGAATTTCTGGTTGAATTATGCTAACTTCCACAGACTTTAGCGGCTTGTTAAACGAGCGCTTCTTCCGCAATTTCTTACCTATACCTGCCAGTAATGGGATAAATTTGGGAGAAACAACCCCAGGATTCGATTTGCCCGATATCACCCACAAACGTCCTGTCAGTTTATCTGATTATAAAAGAAAGCAACCTGTTGTAATTGCTTTTACGCGAATATTTACGGAAAAACAATACTGCCCTCTGTGCTATCCCCACATTAAAGCACTCAACGAAAACTACGAGCAGTTTACCAGCAGAGGTGCTGAAGTTTTGATGATTACAAGTACAGACAGAGAGCAGAGCGAAATAGTTGTGCAAGACTTGGGTTTGAAAATGCCTTTGCTCAGCGACTCTAGTTGCTCTGTTTTTCGCGCCTATCAAGTTGGTCAAGCGCTAGGTGCGCCTCTACCAGCGCAGTTTATTATAGATAAGCAAGGAAAACTTATCTATAAGCATCTGTTTTCTTTCCTTTCCCCCAACGCCTCTGTTGAAAAGTTGCTCAAGATATGGGATTAATTGTTAACAGCAGTTGTTAGGCATCAAGCACCTGGATCTCGAAGTCTGTAGCTGATATTATCGGATTTTCAGTTAGCCAAGCAAACGGATTTACGTTAATATCTCCTGTCCGCAAGCCTTCTAAATTCCCATTTTCGTTATAAAATAAATTGCCTGTGGCAATGCTATAAACAATTAGTCCGCTGCTTGTGGCTGCTTCTACATCGCTACCGACTACCGCAAACTCTTCTGGGTTGCTAAAACCAATACCGGGAATGCTGGTAAGATTCAAAAACATACTCTTGTCCAGAACAATTTTGTCTTCCCCAGGGGTGAAGTCAGTGATGGTATCGATGCCAAGCTCAACCACAATAGAAGGAGCGCCTGTGGCATATAAAAATCGATCGTAACCGGAACCGCCTGTTAAGATATCATTGCCTGCTTGACCGTAAATAAGATCGTCGTCTGCATCCCCAGAGAGTATATCGTCTCCATCGCCTCCATCTAAATAGTCAAAACCATTCCCACCATAAATACTGTCGTTACCAGCTTCGCCAAATAGGTAGTTGTTACCATATCCTCCGTCTATAAAGTCATCATTGTTGCCACCGAAGATAATATCGTCGCCGTTTTCACCATAAAGATAGTCGTTGCTGTCTCCTCCCTCTAGCCAGTCATTACCATTACCTCCATAAACCGTATCGCTGTCAGTTTCCCCATAAATATTGTCGTCGCCATCTTGTCCGTAGAGAAGGTCGTTGCCGCTTCCACCAAAAATACTGTCGTTGCTATCCCCACCGTAAACGATGTCATCATCCAAATTCAGTAGATCGAGCAAATTCTCTATCAGAAAAGCGATCGAGTTTTTATTCCCTGTTTCCGAGTAATCAGTCATGCGATTTCCTCTGGCTCAAATTCCTCTGTAAAATTACGTAGACAATTCTTTTCAATTAAATCCTAATGAAGATTTTATAAAGTTATGGTAAACTTCTTATAAAGAATTCATGAAGTAAGGAAAAAATTTATTTTATTAAGGCAACCAGCCATTTATTTTACGGAAATTTACGTAGAAATACAGCTGATTTTACGGAAATATGATAAAGTTTTAACGAAAAGCTTAATAATTCCTGACATAGGCGAAAATTTCCGCCCCGGTGTGCTTGATACTGAGAAGAGCGGAGGCAGAAAGTAAACGAAGCTCTACTTTGGGAAGTTCCCAGAGGAGATCGCTTTCTATAAAACTGTAGAGACGTTGCAGGCAACGTCTCTACAACACTAATAGTATGAGTGGCTAATTACTGCCTATCCTACCTACATAGGTGTGGTAGAAAATGGGTTGTAAGTGACAAGCCCAGCACCAGCCCCAGCAATGTGGTTAACTCCTGTGCCGCCCACAATCGGCCCGGTGTTAGAATCCCACCAGTTATTGGTAGCATCGAGCGTGCCGCTACCGCCGTGGTAGAGAGCAGCATTCGCGTTGCCGATTAAATTGTTGTCATTGATAGCCACAGTAGCGGGGACACTTGTTCCATTTGCGATCGCCACACCGTTGAAAGAGTTAGTAATCGTGTTGCTGAGTACATCCACCGTTCCCAGATTTAGGCCGGGAACAAGGCCAGAACTCCGCAAGCGGATACCACCCCGGTCAGCAGCGCTGCTGGTGTTGGCATTGGTGATATCGTTGTTGTCGATCGTGGCGTTACCACCCGCCAACTGAATACCCTGCTGAGCAATATTGCTAATCGTGTTATGGTTAATTATCCCCATACCAGTAATCGCATCGGCAGCTACACCCGGGCCGGTAAGGTTAGCGATCTGATTGTCGGTAATTGTCACCGTGTCAAACCTGAATGCCTGAACGCCACTGGTAACGCTGCCGGGAGCAGTAGTAACATCGCGAATTAAGTTGTCGATGACGCTTGCTGATGAACCAGCTGCACCGTTGGCATCAAGATAGACAATGCTGGTATTAGTTCCCCCAGGCCCAAAAAATTCATTTTGACGAACAACGATATTGCTACCAGCACTTTGCAGTCGTATCGCGTTTTCACTATTCGTCTGAATCCGCAACCCTTCAATAGTAACGTTACTGAGGCCACCAGCAAGCGTGAAAACAGCTTGGGAAGCAGGCCCACTAACAACAGATGGGGCATTTAGGGAACCGGAGGTGGGACTGATACCTGCGTTTGCTCCGCGTATGGTTAATGGCTTGTCGATCGTTACAGTGCCCGGTTCCGTGTAAGTACCTGATTGTGCGACTAAGATGTCGTTAGCAGCAGACCCAGCAACAGCAGTAGTAAAGTTATTGAAACTACCCAGTAACGTTCCACTAGAGTTATAACGAAGGATGGAGCCAGCCCCGTTGGGAACGATCAATGGATTACTCTCTGCAATCCTGACTGTGCTTGAGTCTGCCGAACCGACCTGATAAGCGATATCTTCAGCTACAGTTACAACTACCGATTCTGTCGCTTCGTTAATGCTATCGGTCAAGGGGGTAATGGTGACAGGAGCAGAGACTGCACTACCAGCAGCGATCGTCACAGTTCCAGTTAACGGTGTATAGTCAGAGCCAGCAGTAGCTGTACCTGTGGTCGTATAGCGGATAGTGAGGGGTTGGGTGATATCGCCACCAGTGCGTGCGAACTGGAATGCACCGTTTCCATCTGGATGACCGGGTTCCCCAGCGACGGGATCGAGAGCGGCAACAAAAACGACTGGTTTGATTAGCGGTACATCATTATCCAAAATAGTCAGGGTAGCAGTATTCTGGGTTCCGATTGTGGCACCGCCAGTGGGGTTGGACAAGCTTAAATTGACTGTCTCGTCCGGTTCCACAAGAGTGTCGTCAACAATGGGGATGGTGACAATCTTGGATGCGGTGTCCCCATTTGCCCAATTGACTACGATCGGGTTATTGGCATAATCAGCCGGAGCAACAGCAGTGCCGTCAGCGAGGTTAACTGTAGCTGAGACTGCTCCCGCACTACCTCCAGTGCGATTGAGCGTCACAGCTAATACAGGCGTGCCATCTTCGCCAACGACGTATTGCGGGTTACTGAATTGAATTGTGCCGGGAGTGTCATTGTCTATCACAGTCAAGGTAGCCGTACCCTGCGTCCCAATTGTGGCACCACCAGTGGGGT carries:
- the gshA gene encoding glutamate--cysteine ligase yields the protein MLLSKGFEVEMYTGTPQGDIVGLSDKIVANLDGFVTEPDSRNVEYTTAPLYSYDRLLCALVRPRQRLRAYLKRLGDYTLIPGSTLSLGPSDRFWRSDPNNPYHTYIENTYGTNVVTASIHINIGISNPELLMRAIRLIRVEAPLYLALSASSPFLDGKATGYHSTRWGLFPKTPAYVPLFESHAHFIQWTEAQLAAGTMQNVRHLWSSVRPNGNRRPYDLNRLELRICDLIVDPIALLAVTALLEARLQQMMADPSLDPLEKSQLSSDDLTSLTDANEAAAARDSLNASLRHWHDGREILARDWIMELYQQVLPVAREQGFSCFLSPLTKILREGNTATQWIELHREGMDVRRVISGAIQAMLFQEGELEDKLCQEILVA
- a CDS encoding tRNA (cytidine(34)-2'-O)-methyltransferase, which produces MPYVVLINPQIPPNTGNIARTCAATATELHLVGPLGFEITDRYLKRAGLDYWPYVKLHYHQSLEDFQTFHSQRGGRWIGFSTSGRCSYVSFPFENNDWLLFGSETTGLSPHVLKACAETVCIPMASPGVRSLNLSVSVAVGLFEARRQLGQLG
- a CDS encoding peptidoglycan DD-metalloendopeptidase family protein encodes the protein MKRALTQKVNPIPACEVDNSAMVGHLKPIPPEVNRRARTSAAMIGLAISMGASSLLIPQQGDSAMATEPGAGNSALSTLPSVQGEAGAVTALEAKSAPETAEAAQQLPLLQSHKAQEWQPTGVETSAARESEPIQKVTFNQSENTNRVEPDNTATNDRPGSTATAKSTSHDGISNDIKVGDIVTSQSESYNVGQNQSRQSAAPEASGAMAGESATAAADDVNNLLRAKQAVALNRLRESSNRLRASLAEWKSEELENTSAQVSEPAAPAVVAEHLKPVVEQAPASVEVPNWQPKLAAVEPAVTKASPVDTAAEPAPEVWEASVVSQPAVSAPTMVYQVKPGDTIGTIARNYGMSVSALAKANDLDNPNHIQVAQLISIPQSQSSAVTAPVPAANPFESEPVSPNFAARNRSSASSKAKVPIVTALTPVTAVDNISAPTVPPANWTPSAPVASASASSGTDAVPPGYKGLKYEVPEHISRTKQTSEVPVGKNFQLNTPSGEPSLFAENEPNQGLQASSNQQNNPYVERLRAEILQLREQYKHQQGSDTLQRMTSMRRPYPTPNPTPAFAPSSPTPEPRPSSTYSPSPVKPELSRNQNNEPLQTQIQRPARQPSQQAPIQIPVPEAGAVPAKRQQQLVATAPLGPEVYQPYNQPAPRMVAPELPPLQGPDNYLPDGVNPNFNGYNWPTRGVLTSGFGRRWGRMHKGIDIAAPTGTPIVASAPGVVVYARWNSGGYGNLVDIRHSDGSLTRYGHNSRIFVQEGQVVEQGQQIAAMGSTGYSTGPHCHFEIHPPGQGAVNPMAFLPRR
- a CDS encoding amylo-alpha-1,6-glucosidase, which gives rise to MDNLDTREWLLTNGLGSFASGTVSDARTRTYHGWLIASLDPPSRRTLLLSHIEATVEVGGQVWQLGTNFWGDGTIAPLGYQHLRSFAIDPVPTWIWSGKNWQLTRQLVMPYGLLSSGESGKTSNPQFCNRTLIQYRYEGSWAAILRLRPLIGDRDFHHQQLGEPGLYFSQLVIQQQVTLQASKLDWVGTPWHLRWSDGDYQPEGVWYWNYSYPEETRRGLGGREDLYNPGYLTVTIQPGAVLILEAKVGWPDPGADRLSALEFEQAVQAQEERVGEWERVRREKFLNCQSPMPDTDDIWHQLLKAGDRFIAYRASIAGPTVIAGYPWFNDWGRDTLIALPGLALTTQRFDLAKGLLQTFGRYCKSGLIPNTFPDAGSEPFYNSIDAALWWIEILGLYLEATQDWDFLVEQYAVVRQIYKAFCGGTIYNIQVDATDGLLAWDAVGVALTWMDVVIDGQPITPRRGKPIEINALWYSALCWATEWANRLAREKQDKRESFLKQAERYTLQAEQVKVSLKQFWNPETGYFYDTIEPDSRPNPQIRPNAVLALSLHHCGFAEERARQVLRVARDRLLTPYGLRSLDPSDPDYIGRYGGDCIHRDRAYHQGTVWSWLIGPFVRAWKRFYPDAPLPFDWQLLQQHFQNEACLGSISEIFDGDIPHSAQGAFAQAWSVAEIMRHWHD
- a CDS encoding peroxiredoxin, which produces MPLTYAAEGCLRVGQPAPDFTATAVVDQEFKTIKLSDYRGKYVVLFFYPLDFTFVCPTEITAFSDRYEEFKSINTEILGVSVDSEFSHLAWIQTDRKSGGVGDLNYPLVSDIKKEISAAYNVLDPEAGVALRGLFIIDKEGVIQHATINNLSFGRSVEETLRTLKAIQYVQSHPDEVCPAGWQPGDKTMTPDPVKSKVYFAAAV
- a CDS encoding peroxiredoxin family protein, whose product is MLTSTDFSGLLNERFFRNFLPIPASNGINLGETTPGFDLPDITHKRPVSLSDYKRKQPVVIAFTRIFTEKQYCPLCYPHIKALNENYEQFTSRGAEVLMITSTDREQSEIVVQDLGLKMPLLSDSSCSVFRAYQVGQALGAPLPAQFIIDKQGKLIYKHLFSFLSPNASVEKLLKIWD
- a CDS encoding calcium-binding protein; translation: MTDYSETGNKNSIAFLIENLLDLLNLDDDIVYGGDSNDSIFGGSGNDLLYGQDGDDNIYGETDSDTVYGGNGNDWLEGGDSNDYLYGENGDDIIFGGNNDDFIDGGYGNNYLFGEAGNDSIYGGNGFDYLDGGDGDDILSGDADDDLIYGQAGNDILTGGSGYDRFLYATGAPSIVVELGIDTITDFTPGEDKIVLDKSMFLNLTSIPGIGFSNPEEFAVVGSDVEAATSSGLIVYSIATGNLFYNENGNLEGLRTGDINVNPFAWLTENPIISATDFEIQVLDA